From Draconibacterium halophilum, one genomic window encodes:
- a CDS encoding copper homeostasis protein CutC — protein sequence MIKEACVESYLEAKLAQKKGANRIELCSDLANDGLTPDFEDMKKACSGLDIPVMVMTRPRAGNFVHSSEEVEQMKIAIDQAKEAGADGVVFGLLTAENKIDEANTRLLAEYAHPLPVTFHKAIDEMDDPVEGVRVLKTIPNIKRILSSGGKATAREGQQVIRKMIAETDGKIIILVAGKVTAENVNEMQQITGTTELHGRKIVADLTLSEKI from the coding sequence ATGATTAAAGAAGCATGTGTTGAATCGTATTTAGAAGCAAAACTGGCACAAAAAAAGGGAGCCAACCGAATTGAACTTTGTTCTGATTTGGCAAATGATGGCTTAACTCCTGATTTTGAGGACATGAAAAAAGCATGTTCCGGGCTGGATATTCCGGTAATGGTAATGACACGTCCACGCGCAGGTAATTTTGTTCATTCGTCGGAAGAAGTTGAGCAAATGAAAATAGCCATCGATCAGGCAAAAGAAGCCGGTGCCGATGGTGTTGTTTTTGGGCTGTTAACTGCAGAGAACAAAATTGATGAAGCCAACACACGCTTGCTTGCCGAATATGCTCATCCACTGCCCGTAACTTTTCACAAAGCAATTGACGAAATGGATGATCCGGTTGAAGGTGTGCGGGTTCTGAAAACCATTCCGAATATAAAACGCATCCTCAGTTCGGGAGGAAAAGCAACTGCTCGTGAAGGACAGCAAGTGATCCGCAAAATGATTGCAGAAACAGATGGAAAAATCATTATTCTTGTTGCCGGAAAAGTTACTGCCGAAAATGTAAATGAAATGCAGCAAATTACCGGAACAACCGAATTGCATGGCCGCAAGATTGTTGCCGATCTTACTTTATCAGAGAAGATTTAA
- the miaA gene encoding tRNA (adenosine(37)-N6)-dimethylallyltransferase MiaA, giving the protein MKTNLVTILGPTATGKTGLAAHLASRIDGEVISADSRQVYRGMDLGTGKDYEDYFVDGVEVPSHLVDIEDAGEHYNVYRFQTDFIEVFNEIQSRGKFPVLCGGSGLYLEAVLRNYRLIEVPPNKELRKDLEGKSLEELTKILENLKPELHNETDVETDRRAIRAIEIEHYYREHPQEDSEMPEINSLNVGIDFDREMRRQRITTRLKQRLEEGMLDEVQKLLDLGLTPEQLIYYGLEYKFLTLHLIGELSFDEMFSKLEIAIHQFAKRQMTWFRGMEKRGTKIHWINGHLPMDEKVGEVLNLLKA; this is encoded by the coding sequence TTGAAAACCAATTTAGTAACAATACTTGGCCCAACAGCAACCGGAAAAACAGGGCTGGCTGCACATTTGGCCTCACGTATAGATGGAGAAGTTATTTCTGCCGATTCGCGGCAGGTTTATCGCGGAATGGATCTTGGCACGGGAAAAGATTACGAAGATTATTTTGTTGATGGTGTTGAAGTGCCTTCGCATTTGGTAGATATTGAAGATGCCGGGGAGCATTACAATGTTTATCGTTTTCAGACCGATTTTATTGAGGTTTTCAACGAGATACAATCGCGCGGAAAGTTTCCGGTTTTGTGCGGTGGCAGTGGTTTATACCTTGAGGCGGTGTTGCGAAACTACAGGTTAATAGAGGTGCCACCAAATAAAGAATTGCGAAAAGACCTGGAAGGAAAATCGCTGGAGGAACTCACTAAAATTCTCGAAAATCTTAAACCGGAATTGCACAATGAAACCGATGTGGAAACCGATCGTCGTGCAATTCGTGCAATAGAAATAGAACATTATTATCGTGAACATCCGCAGGAAGATTCGGAAATGCCCGAAATAAACAGTTTGAATGTGGGAATTGATTTCGACCGGGAAATGCGCCGCCAAAGAATTACCACTCGCTTAAAGCAACGACTTGAAGAGGGCATGCTTGATGAAGTGCAAAAATTGCTCGATTTGGGATTAACTCCTGAGCAGCTGATTTACTATGGACTGGAATATAAATTTCTCACGCTACATTTAATTGGCGAGTTGAGTTTTGATGAAATGTTCAGCAAACTGGAAATTGCCATTCACCAGTTTGCCAAGCGACAGATGACCTGGTTTCGGGGAATGGAAAAGCGCGGTACAAAAATCCATTGGATAAACGGACATTTGCCGATGGACGAGAAGGTAGGCGAGGTTTTAAATCTTTTAAAAGCTTAA